AAGCGCCCATGATTCAACATGTGGAGGATGCCCTTGACTGGTAATGTGTCAAGCACAGAAAAGCGGCCTCTGGTGATCATCCTGGGCGCAACAGCAACAGGCAAGACCCACCTCGCAATAGAGATTGCCCAGGCACTGAATGGCGAAGTCGTCGGCGCAGACAGCCGACAGATTTATCGCTATATGGATATTGGCACAGCCAAGCCAACACCGGAAGAACGCGCCGCGGCTCCCCATCATCTTGTGGATTATGTGGAACCCGATGACCATATTTCACTAGCACAATATCAGGCATCGGCTTATGCAGCGATTGATAATATCCATCAGCGCGGTAAGTTGCCTTTACTGGTTGGGGGGACGGGCCAATATATCACCGCTGTTGCAGAAGGCTGGTCAATACCGGAAGTCCCGCCCAACTGGCCCCTGCGCGATGAGCTAGAGCACTATGCTGCACAAGAAGGCGCAGACGCTTTACATGCCCGTCTGACTGCGCACGATCCCGTATATGCGGCTAAAATACATCCTAACAACATTCGCCGGGTGGTACGCGCGCTGGAAATTTGCCTGACAACAGGCGATACCGTGACCAATTTACAGCGCAAGCAACCGCCACCCTATCGCATGTATACAATTGGCCTGCAAATGGATCGAGAAAACCTTTACGCACGCGCAGATCATCGCTTCGATATGATGATGAAAGCAGGATTTTTAGATGAAGTACAAGCCCTACTTAATAGAGGCTATGAGCGCCATCTGCCCGCTTTTAGCGCAGTGGGTTATGCGGAGCTACTTGCTTTGCTCTGTGACAATGCAAACCTGGAGGAGATGATCGCCCAGGCAAAAAATAACACCCATGATTTTATCCGCAGGCAAGAGATATGGTTTCGTGGGCACGATCATGGCATCCTGTGGCATAATACGGATCAGAATAAAACGCAATCTATCGTGCAGTCTGTTGCACGCTGGTATGAGGAGCAAGGCTAAGTGGGTTTATTCCTGCGGACGGATGGCGATACATCAAATACAGTCATCGGCATTATTTTGCTGGTGATGCTGCTCGTCTTCGTCGGGCCAACGGTTATCCCCCGCGCCCTTTCTGAAACATTCGCCTTTGTAGACGAAGCGATTCCCTGTGAAAGACTGCGAATGGCTGAAGATCGGGGACGTCACCAATCTTTGATTGGCGTCTCGTCAGAAAACCCGCTCTCAATTCGCGTGATCCCCGATGCGGTCCCCCCGCCGAATGAAGTCAATTCGACATGGCGCATTCGCATTATCCTTAGCAATGATACGATTGGCACAGTACCCATTGTTTACGGCCCTGACGAAGTGATCGTCGGTGATGCAACGAACCGCAGCGGTATGGGGCTCATTGTTTTTGATAACGCCAATCAGGAAGTCCGCTTTGATATCCCTGGCAACTTCCCGGCCAATATCGGCGTGAACAGCTACCCGAATACGTCAATCCGTCTGCTAGGGCCACATCAACGCTGCGTGCATACAGAGCGCATCCCTTATAGTGCCATCCCGCAAAATATCCGCGGCGGCGCAAATGTTGCCGCGTACTATCGGATCACAACCGATGGTGTGGTCCCGGCTGTTGGCGGCATGACACCGCAGATTTACGTCAACCAGGGTTTAGATGTTATCGACCCAGCTTCAACGGGTGGCGTCCTGGTATCGGAGTCTGTCATTGTACCTGTACGCGCAGGCAGCGCACCTGCAGAAACATCCTAATTCGTTGACGACCTATTTACTCGCTACACTGACTGAAACAGAAAGGTGTTGCATCAATGTCTAAGCCATCAGAATACCCGGCAGTTGTGATCCTGGATGGAGATATGGCCGGGCAGCACTGGATACTCGAAGACGAAGTAA
The Phototrophicus methaneseepsis DNA segment above includes these coding regions:
- the miaA gene encoding tRNA (adenosine(37)-N6)-dimethylallyltransferase MiaA, coding for MTGNVSSTEKRPLVIILGATATGKTHLAIEIAQALNGEVVGADSRQIYRYMDIGTAKPTPEERAAAPHHLVDYVEPDDHISLAQYQASAYAAIDNIHQRGKLPLLVGGTGQYITAVAEGWSIPEVPPNWPLRDELEHYAAQEGADALHARLTAHDPVYAAKIHPNNIRRVVRALEICLTTGDTVTNLQRKQPPPYRMYTIGLQMDRENLYARADHRFDMMMKAGFLDEVQALLNRGYERHLPAFSAVGYAELLALLCDNANLEEMIAQAKNNTHDFIRRQEIWFRGHDHGILWHNTDQNKTQSIVQSVARWYEEQG